One stretch of Meriones unguiculatus strain TT.TT164.6M chromosome 7, Bangor_MerUng_6.1, whole genome shotgun sequence DNA includes these proteins:
- the Pigh gene encoding phosphatidylinositol N-acetylglucosaminyltransferase subunit H isoform X2 has protein sequence MEDEKSFSDICGGRLALRRRYYSPYCCEFGLTSARLSLCSLSAVTCAVWLAAYGLFTLWENSMILSAAIFINIVGLLGYLHFVKVDQETLLIIDSLGIQMTSSYASGKENTTFIEMDKVKDVIINEAIYMQKVIYYLCILLKDPGKPQEASQVVPVFQSAKPRLDCLIEIYRSCQEILAHQKATSTRP, from the exons ATGGAGGATGAGAAGAGCTTCTCCGACATCTGCGGCGGCCGCCTGGCCCTGCGGCGCCGCTACTACTCGCCGTACTGCTGCGAGTTCGGCCTCACCTCGGCTCGGCTGTCGCTGTGCTCGCTCAGCGCCGTCACCTGCGCCGTGTGGCTGGCTGCCTACGGGCTCTTCACCCTGTGGGAG AATAGCATGATCCTCTCTGCGGCCATCTTTATCAACATAGTAGGCCTGCTTGGTTACCTCCATTTTGTGAAGGTTGATCAGGAGACTCTGCTAATCATCGATTCGCTTGGCATCCAGATGACTTCCTCCTATGCTTCAGGCAAAGAAAATACCACCTTCATAGAGATGGACAAGGTCAAGGATGTTATCATTAATGAGGCTATTTACATG CAAAAGGTCATTTACTATCTCTGCATTTTACTGAAGGATCCAGGGAAGCCACAGGAGGCATCTCAAGTAGTTCCTGTCTTCCAG AGTGCCAAGCCCCGGTTGGACTGCTTGATTGAAATATACAGGAGCTGCCAAGAGATTCTGGCACACCAGAAAGCCACGTCAACAAGACCATGa
- the Pigh gene encoding phosphatidylinositol N-acetylglucosaminyltransferase subunit H isoform X1, translated as MEDEKSFSDICGGRLALRRRYYSPYCCEFGLTSARLSLCSLSAVTCAVWLAAYGLFTLWEHSNQRKAFSSCPVNLLNGIGTCRGAFGDLTACVWLCLQNSMILSAAIFINIVGLLGYLHFVKVDQETLLIIDSLGIQMTSSYASGKENTTFIEMDKVKDVIINEAIYMQKVIYYLCILLKDPGKPQEASQVVPVFQSAKPRLDCLIEIYRSCQEILAHQKATSTRP; from the exons ATGGAGGATGAGAAGAGCTTCTCCGACATCTGCGGCGGCCGCCTGGCCCTGCGGCGCCGCTACTACTCGCCGTACTGCTGCGAGTTCGGCCTCACCTCGGCTCGGCTGTCGCTGTGCTCGCTCAGCGCCGTCACCTGCGCCGTGTGGCTGGCTGCCTACGGGCTCTTCACCCTGTGGGAG CACAGCAACCAGAGAAAGGCCTTTTCCTCATGTCCAGTTAACTTGCTGAATGGCATAGGTACATGCAGAGGAGCATTTGGTGATCTTACTGCCTGTGTCTGGCTCTGTCTTCAGAATAGCATGATCCTCTCTGCGGCCATCTTTATCAACATAGTAGGCCTGCTTGGTTACCTCCATTTTGTGAAGGTTGATCAGGAGACTCTGCTAATCATCGATTCGCTTGGCATCCAGATGACTTCCTCCTATGCTTCAGGCAAAGAAAATACCACCTTCATAGAGATGGACAAGGTCAAGGATGTTATCATTAATGAGGCTATTTACATG CAAAAGGTCATTTACTATCTCTGCATTTTACTGAAGGATCCAGGGAAGCCACAGGAGGCATCTCAAGTAGTTCCTGTCTTCCAG AGTGCCAAGCCCCGGTTGGACTGCTTGATTGAAATATACAGGAGCTGCCAAGAGATTCTGGCACACCAGAAAGCCACGTCAACAAGACCATGa
- the Pigh gene encoding phosphatidylinositol N-acetylglucosaminyltransferase subunit H isoform X3, which produces MRRASPTSAAAAWPCGAATTRRTAASSASPRLGCRCARSAPSPAPCGWLPTGSSPCGSMILSAAIFINIVGLLGYLHFVKVDQETLLIIDSLGIQMTSSYASGKENTTFIEMDKVKDVIINEAIYMQKVIYYLCILLKDPGKPQEASQVVPVFQSAKPRLDCLIEIYRSCQEILAHQKATSTRP; this is translated from the exons ATGAGAAGAGCTTCTCCGACATCTGCGGCGGCCGCCTGGCCCTGCGGCGCCGCTACTACTCGCCGTACTGCTGCGAGTTCGGCCTCACCTCGGCTCGGCTGTCGCTGTGCTCGCTCAGCGCCGTCACCTGCGCCGTGTGGCTGGCTGCCTACGGGCTCTTCACCCTGTGGGAG CATGATCCTCTCTGCGGCCATCTTTATCAACATAGTAGGCCTGCTTGGTTACCTCCATTTTGTGAAGGTTGATCAGGAGACTCTGCTAATCATCGATTCGCTTGGCATCCAGATGACTTCCTCCTATGCTTCAGGCAAAGAAAATACCACCTTCATAGAGATGGACAAGGTCAAGGATGTTATCATTAATGAGGCTATTTACATG CAAAAGGTCATTTACTATCTCTGCATTTTACTGAAGGATCCAGGGAAGCCACAGGAGGCATCTCAAGTAGTTCCTGTCTTCCAG AGTGCCAAGCCCCGGTTGGACTGCTTGATTGAAATATACAGGAGCTGCCAAGAGATTCTGGCACACCAGAAAGCCACGTCAACAAGACCATGa